A stretch of the Lactuca sativa cultivar Salinas chromosome 9, Lsat_Salinas_v11, whole genome shotgun sequence genome encodes the following:
- the LOC111885205 gene encoding protein FAR1-RELATED SEQUENCE 5-like, with amino-acid sequence MDPIDFETAWKSLMKDHNLQDKQWFKDMYRRRTSWILAYFKDMPMHRLMKTTTRTESANSFFNKYSHHGNFLLYFMEIYKGAWNCSIDSVENINGWQVVMITHLDKRRQVKTKCKVELKLPEKEVKCTCELFKRMGILCRHAFAVLKNNHIEEIPKQYILWRWRRDIISSHLLVSKNGLAEMEDETFKFLTEAYSNMEYCLERLQNDKEKLEDFVKTTRTMRRVFEQDPVNTIALDESDEAVCRLFGVSIPEHVDVNVPQVIHNKGSGTKKWMVSAAESTAASSKSGSQKWTGCNLYVNHN; translated from the exons atggatcccaTTGACTTTGAAACAGCATGGAAGTCATTGATGAAGGATCACAATCTGCAAGATAAACAATGGTTTAAAGACATGTATCGTAGACGGACTTCATGGATACTTGCTTATTTTAAGGACATGCCAATGCATAGACTGATGAAAACGACTACCAGAACTGAAAGTGCGAATTCGTTTTTTAATAAGTACTCGCATCATGGGAATTTCCTTTTGTATTTCATG GAGATATACAAAGGAGCATGGAATTGTTCAATTGATAGTGTAGAAAATATTAATGGGTGGCAAGTAGTAATGATTACACATTTGGACAAAAGAAGACAAGTGAAGACAAAGTGTAAG GTGGAACTAAAGTTGCCAGAAAAGGAAGTAAAATGTACATGCGAACTCTTTAAGCGAATGGGTATTTTGTGTCGACATGCGTTTGCAGTTCTGAAGAATAATCACATTGAGGAGATACCCAAGCAATATATTCTGTGGAGGTGGAGAAGGGATATCATTTCTAGCCATTTGTTGGTCAGTAAGAATGGGCTTGCTGAAATGGAAGatgaaacttttaaatttttaacCGAAGCATATAGTAACATGGAGTACTGTCTGGAGCGTCTTCAGAATGATAAGGAAAAATTAGAAGATTTTGTGAAGACAACACGTACGATGAGGAGGGTGTTTGAGCAAGATCCGGTTAACACTATTGCATTGGATGAAAGTGATGAAGCTGTGTGTAGGCTCTTTGGGGTTAGTATTCCAGAACACGTTGATGTTAATGTCCCACAAGTGATACATAATAAAGGGAGTGGGACTAAGAAATGGATGGTTAGTGCAGCAGAGAGTACAGCTGCATCTTCAAAAAGTGGTTCACAAAAGTGGACAGGATGCAACTTATATGTGAATCATAATTAG